From a single Eretmochelys imbricata isolate rEreImb1 chromosome 13, rEreImb1.hap1, whole genome shotgun sequence genomic region:
- the ZBP1 gene encoding Z-DNA-binding protein 1 — translation MANAPSSAASQMEQLIWDHLRTAATPKKASEIACACSVKKQEANKVLYKLRKEGKVEKQSVDNKWVVRTDDTEVGCHQKTAQLKSDDTALVPLHQAVNTVTPVKDDRRLSENQKKIYQFLSENGSCRALAIAKHMGKKTQKEVNADLYALQKKHVLSQEEDTKLWSVYGQGTGYKATNPGANKEAVPLIIQHNPTNIIYQGGVQNTISIADSRATQIGNYNSLNLVDKKDDSRPTVPSLRAASENADMLPCEVDAKTTTQGGQEIDVTESTLKNTVIGNDNQMNIIMKNFVDSREEHLDQCGTSEKNPFGDILSASPGLSLKISTSRPGERRAPFQRVSINKSQMENVMIGNSNQMSVHEQCGSASLADEETNEEEDVSDSNLISEQSKWTSCDDNSMDQSSDISILCEKLQDVIIGNNNYLNVEETADTERGEGDEDI, via the exons ATGGCAAACGCACCATCTAGTGCAG CTTCACAAATGGAACAACTCATCTGGGACCACTTAAGGACAGCTGCCACTCCAAAGAAGGCCTCTGAGATTGCCTGCGCATGTTCGGTTAAAAAACAGGAAGCCAACAAAGTGCTGTACAAGCTGCGTAAGGAGGGAAAGGTTGAGAAGCAGAGTGTCGATAACAAATGGGTTGTCCGGACAGATGACACAGAGGTGGGATGTCATCAGAAAACCGCCCAGTTGAAAAGCG ATGACACTGCCCTAGTCCCATTGCACCAGGCTGTGAACACTGTGACTCCTGTGAAAGATGACCGCAGACTGTCAGAAAATC AGAAAAAGATTTACcagtttctgtcagaaaatggaTCTTGCCGTGCATTAGCCATTGCCAAACATATGGGAAAGAAGACACAAAAGGAAGTCAATGCAGATTTATACGCGCTGCAGAAAAAACATGTCCTCAGCCAGGAGGAAGACACAAAGCTTTGGTCAGTTTACGGACAGGGCACAG GTTACAAAGCAACAAATCCTGGAGCAAATAAGGAAGCAGTGCCACTTATTATTCAGCATAATCCAACAAACATTATCTATCAGGGAGGAGTGCAAAACACCATCTCTATAGCTGATTCCAGAGCTACTCAAATTGGAAACTACAACTCACTGAATCTAGTGGATAAAAAAGATG ATTCTAGACCAACTGTTCCAAGTCTTAGGGCTGCATCAGAGAATGCTGATATGTTGCCCTGTGAAGTAGACGCTAAAACAACCACCCAGGGTGGTCAGGAAATTGATGTCACCGAGTCCACACTCAAGAATACTGTCATTGGTAATGATAATCAAATGAATATCATTATGAAGAACTTCGTTGACAGTCGAGAGGAGCATCTAGACCAATGTGGCACTTCAGAAAAGA aTCCATTTGGTGACATTCTTTCTGCCAGCCCTGGACTGTCACTGAAAATTAGCACCTCCCGCCCCGGGGAAAGGAGAGCTCCATTTCAAAGAGTCAGCATCAACAAGTCTCAGATGGAGAACGTCATGATCGGAAACAGCAACCAAATGAGTGTTCATGAGCAGTGTGGTTCTGCCAGCCTCGCAGATGAGGAGACAAATGAGGAAGAAGATGTTTCAG ATTCCAACTTGATTTCGGAGCAAAGCAAATGGACATCCTGTGATGATAACAGCATGGATCAGTCAAGTGACATTTCCATCCTTTGTGAAAAGCTGCAAGATGTAATCATTGGGAACAACAACTACCTGAATGTAGAAGAAACTGCAGATACTGAGAGGGGTGAAGGAGATGAAGACATATAA